A single window of [Clostridium] hylemonae DSM 15053 DNA harbors:
- the yqeC gene encoding selenium cofactor biosynthesis protein YqeC: protein MIRSYRSSRPIENESLKSALLLDGFSAPIISIVGAGGKTTIIRQLAREYEAEGQPVIVTTTTHMWQPDDGFYLSSPDLELLYRMLKHKRPVWAGYPEPDGKMSAFPTAFLEAVRMLAVPVIIEADGAKGQPLKVPGAHEPVLWGKTMVLLGVAGLDAVGGRIREVCHRPEEAAAFLGKDMDDRLECEDIAAIGLSDMGMKKSMDPFMKFHIILNKADNAERIRMGERVAGLFAEKGFYNVVLTAGLGGTYECTD, encoded by the coding sequence ATGATACGAAGTTACAGAAGCAGCAGACCAATTGAGAATGAGAGCCTGAAGTCAGCACTTTTGCTGGACGGGTTTTCTGCGCCTATCATTTCCATCGTGGGCGCGGGGGGCAAGACGACGATCATCCGGCAGCTTGCCCGGGAATATGAGGCAGAAGGGCAGCCGGTCATCGTTACGACGACGACGCATATGTGGCAGCCGGACGATGGCTTTTATCTAAGTTCTCCGGATCTGGAGCTTTTGTACCGGATGCTTAAGCATAAGAGGCCGGTGTGGGCAGGGTATCCTGAACCGGACGGAAAGATGAGCGCGTTTCCGACGGCATTTCTGGAAGCGGTCAGAATGCTGGCCGTGCCGGTCATCATAGAAGCGGACGGGGCGAAAGGGCAGCCGCTTAAAGTACCCGGCGCGCATGAGCCGGTACTATGGGGCAAGACGATGGTGCTTCTGGGCGTGGCCGGCCTGGACGCTGTGGGCGGACGTATCAGGGAGGTATGCCACCGGCCGGAAGAGGCGGCCGCATTTCTCGGAAAGGATATGGACGACAGGCTGGAGTGCGAGGACATCGCAGCGATCGGCCTGAGTGATATGGGGATGAAGAAAAGTATGGATCCGTTTATGAAGTTTCACATTATTCTGAATAAGGCAGACAACGCAGAGCGTATCCGTATGGGAGAAAGAGTTGCCGGTCTGTTTGCGGAAAAAGGATTTTATAATGTAGTCCTCACGGCGGGACTTGGAGGCACATATGAATGTACTGATTAA
- the ssnA gene encoding putative aminohydrolase SsnA, producing MLVIGSGKTITLDAQNPYIENGAVAMDGNRIIAVGPADDIRKSYPDAQFIDAGGNVIMPAFINAHEHIYSAMARGLSIKGYSPKGFLDILDGQWWTIDRHLTLEQTRYSAVDTMISCIRNGVTTIFDHHASYGHITDSLFTIAEVAKELGIRACLCYEVSDRDGQDKAREAVRENAAFIRHALKDDTDMLAGMMGMHAQFTISDETFELAAANKPAEAGYHIHVAEGIEDLHDCLNKYGKRIVDRLMDHGVLGEKTLLGHCIYINPHEMELLKETDTMVVHNPESNMGNACGCPPTMELVRRGILTGLGTDGYTHDMTESFKVANVLHKHHLCDPNAAWSEVPKMLFENNAAIANRYFKAPLGVLREGAAADVIIVAYDPPTRLTKDNIYGHILFGMTGRDVVTTVGNGRILMQDREVKVIDVKEAMEKCREQSDILWKSING from the coding sequence ATGCTCGTAATAGGCAGCGGAAAGACTATTACATTAGACGCGCAGAATCCTTATATTGAGAATGGCGCGGTTGCCATGGACGGGAACCGTATCATTGCCGTCGGGCCGGCGGACGATATAAGGAAGAGCTACCCGGATGCACAGTTCATTGATGCCGGAGGCAATGTTATCATGCCGGCGTTCATCAACGCACACGAACACATCTACAGCGCCATGGCGAGGGGGCTTAGCATCAAAGGATACAGTCCGAAGGGATTTCTGGACATTCTGGACGGACAGTGGTGGACGATCGACCGCCATCTCACACTGGAGCAGACAAGATACAGCGCGGTGGACACGATGATATCCTGTATCAGAAACGGAGTGACGACGATCTTTGACCACCATGCAAGCTACGGACATATTACAGACAGTCTGTTTACGATAGCGGAGGTGGCGAAGGAATTGGGCATACGGGCCTGTCTCTGCTATGAGGTGTCAGACAGGGACGGACAGGACAAGGCGAGGGAGGCGGTCAGGGAAAATGCAGCCTTCATCCGCCATGCGCTGAAGGATGATACAGATATGCTGGCGGGTATGATGGGAATGCACGCACAGTTTACCATTTCGGATGAGACATTTGAGCTGGCGGCGGCGAATAAGCCTGCGGAAGCCGGCTACCACATACACGTGGCCGAGGGGATCGAGGACCTGCATGACTGTCTGAACAAGTACGGGAAACGTATTGTGGACCGTCTCATGGACCATGGGGTGCTCGGGGAAAAGACGCTGCTCGGTCATTGTATCTATATCAACCCGCATGAGATGGAGCTTCTGAAAGAGACGGACACGATGGTCGTACATAATCCGGAATCCAATATGGGAAATGCCTGCGGCTGTCCTCCGACGATGGAGCTCGTGCGCAGGGGGATACTGACCGGTCTTGGCACCGACGGCTACACGCATGATATGACAGAGTCTTTTAAGGTCGCGAATGTGCTGCACAAGCATCATCTGTGTGACCCGAACGCAGCGTGGAGCGAGGTGCCGAAGATGCTGTTTGAAAATAATGCCGCCATAGCGAACCGCTATTTCAAAGCGCCGCTCGGCGTCCTGAGAGAAGGGGCGGCCGCAGATGTGATCATCGTTGCTTATGATCCGCCGACCCGCCTGACAAAGGATAACATATACGGACACATCTTATTTGGCATGACGGGCCGCGATGTGGTGACGACAGTCGGAAACGGGCGCATTCTCATGCAGGACAGAGAAGTAAAAGTGATCGACGTAAAAGAGGCCATGGAGAAATGCAGAGAACAGTCCGACATATTGTGGAAGAGTATCAACGGGTGA
- the dpaL gene encoding diaminopropionate ammonia-lyase has protein sequence MSRPSETELKWTLNNMPESDDLQLASMSEEEMKKARSFHQSFPQYSVTPLTKLSGLADYLGLRSLYVKDESYRFGLNAFKVLGGSYAIARYIAKQLGKDVSDVPYGVLTSEKLRREFGQATFFTATDGNHGRGIAWAANKLGQKCVVRMPKGTTQTRLENIARENATVTIEDLNYDDCVRKAAKEAEETEYGIMVQDTAWEGYEEIPTWIMQGYGTLATEAAEQLEEDGVKRPTHIFIQAGVGSLAGAVIGYFANRFKEHPPVMVVVEAKAADCLYRSAVRGDGSCVDVTGDMLTIMAGLACGEANTVSWDILRNHADAFVSCPDWVSANGCRIYAAPLRGDSQVISGESGSVCMGLVAALMTRPEYSELKEALKLDGNSDVLLVSSEGDTDPERYHEIVWEGLCGTDKEPFSELL, from the coding sequence GTGAGCAGACCAAGTGAAACTGAATTAAAATGGACACTGAACAACATGCCGGAAAGTGATGACCTTCAGCTTGCCAGCATGTCTGAAGAGGAAATGAAAAAAGCACGCAGCTTTCATCAGAGCTTTCCACAGTACAGCGTAACACCGCTTACAAAGCTATCCGGGCTGGCAGACTATCTCGGCCTTCGGAGTCTGTACGTAAAGGACGAATCTTACCGCTTCGGGCTGAACGCCTTCAAAGTGCTCGGCGGCTCTTACGCCATTGCCAGATACATAGCAAAACAGCTCGGTAAAGATGTAAGCGACGTGCCCTACGGTGTACTTACCTCCGAAAAACTGCGCAGGGAGTTCGGGCAGGCCACCTTCTTCACCGCGACAGACGGCAACCACGGACGTGGCATCGCCTGGGCGGCCAACAAGCTCGGACAGAAATGTGTCGTGCGCATGCCAAAAGGCACAACGCAGACGAGACTAGAAAATATCGCGAGAGAAAATGCCACCGTGACGATCGAAGACCTGAACTATGACGACTGTGTGCGCAAAGCCGCGAAAGAGGCAGAGGAGACAGAATACGGCATCATGGTGCAGGACACAGCCTGGGAAGGTTATGAAGAGATCCCGACCTGGATCATGCAGGGGTATGGAACACTCGCCACGGAAGCTGCCGAACAGCTGGAAGAAGACGGCGTAAAACGGCCGACACATATATTCATCCAGGCAGGCGTCGGTTCCCTTGCGGGCGCAGTCATCGGTTACTTTGCCAACCGCTTTAAAGAGCATCCTCCGGTGATGGTCGTCGTGGAGGCCAAAGCCGCGGACTGCCTCTACCGCTCCGCCGTAAGAGGCGACGGAAGCTGTGTCGACGTGACCGGCGACATGCTCACCATCATGGCCGGCCTCGCCTGCGGGGAAGCCAACACCGTGTCCTGGGATATCCTGAGAAACCACGCGGACGCCTTCGTATCTTGCCCGGACTGGGTAAGCGCCAACGGCTGCCGCATTTACGCAGCGCCGCTGCGCGGCGACAGCCAGGTCATATCCGGCGAGTCCGGCTCCGTGTGCATGGGCCTCGTAGCCGCTCTTATGACCCGGCCGGAATACAGTGAATTAAAGGAAGCGCTCAAACTCGACGGCAACTCCGACGTACTGCTCGTGTCATCCGAGGGAGACACGGACCCGGAGCGTTACCACGAGATCGTATGGGAAGGTCTGTGCGGAACAGACAAAGAACCATTTTCAGAATTGTTGTAA
- a CDS encoding helix-turn-helix transcriptional regulator: protein MADSRLEMLKQIAAGMAAQFGENCEVVVHDLTKSSIDSSIVHIENGHITGRRLGDGPSAAVLNAVKHQNGPLEDHLAYLIKTDNGRILKCSTIYINDDKGRPRYILSINYDITNLMALEGSIHALTSCPPEEEDSKAGNPPKKITHDVSELLDELIEESVELVGVPAALMTKDEKIKAIRFLNDAGAFLITKSGDKVAKYFGISKYTLYSYVEINK from the coding sequence ATGGCAGATTCCAGACTGGAAATGTTAAAACAGATAGCTGCGGGGATGGCCGCCCAGTTCGGTGAAAACTGTGAAGTAGTCGTGCACGATCTGACGAAAAGTTCCATTGACAGTTCCATCGTGCATATAGAAAACGGCCACATCACAGGCCGGAGGCTTGGCGACGGGCCGTCCGCCGCGGTCCTGAATGCGGTGAAGCATCAGAACGGGCCGCTTGAAGACCACCTGGCCTATCTGATCAAGACAGATAACGGCCGCATCCTGAAATGCAGCACCATTTACATCAATGACGACAAGGGCAGACCGCGTTACATCCTCTCCATCAATTACGACATTACGAATCTTATGGCGCTGGAGGGAAGCATCCACGCGCTCACCAGCTGCCCGCCGGAGGAGGAAGACAGTAAGGCCGGGAACCCGCCGAAAAAGATCACCCACGACGTCAGTGAACTTCTGGATGAACTCATCGAGGAATCCGTCGAACTCGTAGGAGTACCGGCGGCTCTCATGACAAAAGACGAGAAAATAAAAGCCATCAGATTTCTGAACGATGCAGGCGCGTTTCTCATCACGAAATCAGGGGATAAAGTGGCCAAATACTTTGGCATCTCCAAATATACTTTATATAGTTATGTGGAAATCAACAAATAA
- the hydA gene encoding dihydropyrimidinase, producing MKRLFRGGTVVGPERTEKLDILVKGEKILAMGENLDFHGAEVIDVEGKLLFPGFIDAHTHMDLEVSGTVTADGFDTGTKAELSGGTTCIVDFATQNKGESLAYALSCWHEKAGGRSSCDYAFHLAMSDWNEEVSEELAQVTASGIHSFKLYMTYDAMVVDDRTIYEILSRLKELGGIAGVHCENKGIIDARTAEVMKKKGNREHVSDYPGTRPAATEAEAVGRLLKIAGCVDTPVIVVHLSSKEGLAEVRRARESGQTVYVETCPQYLVMDESKYHLPDNEGRNYMIAPPLRTKEDQQELWKALRENEIQTVCTDHCSFTTSQKKMGESDFSLVPCGMPGAEERPALMYHFGVRQGRITLEQMCAYLSYGPARLYHLYPKKGALEPGCDADIVVWDPEAEWTLSAESQKSAADYCPLEGTVLKGRAEKVYLRGELAAENGAIVREYGGRYVTAQEAADIG from the coding sequence ATGAAGCGTTTATTCCGGGGCGGAACTGTGGTTGGCCCAGAGAGAACGGAAAAGTTGGATATTCTTGTAAAGGGGGAAAAGATTCTTGCCATGGGCGAGAATCTTGACTTCCACGGCGCGGAGGTCATTGATGTGGAGGGAAAGCTTTTGTTTCCCGGATTTATCGACGCCCACACTCATATGGACCTGGAAGTGTCGGGTACGGTGACTGCGGACGGGTTTGATACGGGGACGAAGGCAGAGCTTTCAGGGGGCACCACATGCATCGTGGACTTTGCCACACAGAACAAGGGGGAGAGTCTTGCGTATGCGCTTTCCTGCTGGCATGAGAAAGCCGGCGGCAGATCGTCCTGTGATTATGCGTTTCACCTCGCCATGTCGGACTGGAATGAGGAGGTGTCGGAAGAACTGGCACAGGTGACGGCGTCGGGGATCCATTCCTTTAAGTTATATATGACTTACGACGCCATGGTGGTGGATGACAGAACGATATATGAAATATTGTCAAGGCTTAAAGAGCTCGGAGGGATCGCGGGAGTACACTGCGAGAACAAAGGGATCATCGACGCCCGGACAGCGGAAGTGATGAAGAAGAAAGGAAACCGGGAACATGTATCGGACTATCCGGGAACACGCCCTGCGGCCACGGAGGCGGAAGCGGTCGGGAGACTTCTCAAGATAGCCGGATGTGTGGATACGCCGGTCATCGTCGTGCACTTAAGCTCCAAAGAAGGACTTGCAGAGGTGAGAAGGGCGAGAGAGTCGGGGCAGACAGTGTATGTGGAGACGTGTCCCCAGTATCTTGTCATGGATGAAAGCAAGTATCACCTGCCTGACAACGAGGGCAGAAATTATATGATAGCGCCGCCGCTGCGGACGAAGGAGGACCAGCAGGAACTGTGGAAGGCGCTGCGTGAGAATGAGATCCAGACAGTGTGCACAGATCACTGCAGCTTTACAACGAGCCAGAAGAAGATGGGTGAGAGCGATTTTTCTCTCGTGCCGTGCGGAATGCCGGGGGCGGAGGAGCGCCCGGCGCTTATGTATCATTTCGGCGTAAGGCAGGGAAGGATCACGTTAGAGCAGATGTGCGCATATCTGTCGTACGGGCCGGCGAGGCTTTACCATCTGTATCCCAAAAAGGGGGCGCTGGAGCCGGGATGTGACGCAGATATCGTCGTGTGGGATCCTGAGGCGGAGTGGACGTTGTCCGCAGAGAGCCAGAAGTCGGCGGCGGATTACTGTCCGCTTGAAGGCACGGTGCTCAAAGGACGCGCGGAAAAGGTGTATCTGCGCGGAGAGCTGGCGGCGGAAAATGGAGCGATCGTAAGGGAATACGGCGGGCGGTATGTGACCGCACAGGAAGCAGCAGACATCGGATAA
- the ygfK gene encoding putative selenate reductase subunit YgfK — MSDKMTCMPFSQLMEWIRAEHDTKGTVFGVHRPYKADASRSLTIFGRNLETVIGPAAGPNSQLAQNIAASYYAGARFFELKTVQIMDGDELAACVNKPCIKADDECYNCEWSTELYVPQAQEEYIKAWFLLSFMAKEYGLGSMDGFQFNISVGYDLAGIKSPKIDHFIESMKYAGHTDTFRECRQYLLEHAEEFGRMTAEDIEAISPDICNSATISTLHGCPPQEIESIADYLLKEKRMHTFIKCNPTLLGYDFARATLDKMGYDYVAFGRFHFEDDLQYADAVPMLKRLMKLSASLGLEFGVKITNTFPVDVKAGELPSEEMYMSGKSLYPLSISLAAKLSQEFAGRLRIAYSGGADAFNIERIAGCGVWPVTVATTILKPGGYQRLLQMAEVLDDMGMKPFDKTDTEGLIKAAQDAVCDRHHMKPAKMPASRKSSEKVPLLDCYTAPCEDACPIHQEVSTYMRLSGEGRYEEAMQVILNENALPFITGTICAHGCMSHCTRNFYESPVQIRDTKLLCAGKAYEAALSSLEPAKSCGRRAAVVGGGPSGMAAAFYMARAGVQVTIYEKRPVLGGIVSSVIPDFRIDDTVIAKDVSFLEKLGVEIKCNTQAPPVSELKRAGYDSVILAVGAYKRSSLKLEGGTPVNALAFLEEFNETKGTIRPGRNVVVIGGGNTAMDTARAAVRCPGVEHVYLVYRRTKRYMPADEHELLQAVADGVEFRELLAPARMEKGALICRKTTLGAPDASGRAGVRETEETEKIPADMVIAAVGEKVPADYYEENGICVDEKGRPKVDSNLGTNVPGVYVIGDGLNGPSLVVKGMADAKTAAEAAAGKPVSGHRSSPAVKSDVYARKGILAEPSDKKEAQRCLSCSTVCENCVDVCPNRANISVHVPGMEKEQVIHVDYMCNECGNCRSFCPYDSAPYLDKFTLFAKEADMEESKNDGFAVTDQAAGLCRVRYLGRMHTVNAAEAKELPEGIARLIETILKDYTYLISS, encoded by the coding sequence ATGAGTGATAAGATGACGTGTATGCCATTTTCCCAGTTGATGGAATGGATACGCGCGGAACATGACACGAAGGGAACTGTGTTCGGAGTCCACCGTCCTTATAAGGCTGACGCCTCCCGTTCTCTTACGATATTCGGAAGAAACCTGGAGACCGTCATCGGACCGGCCGCGGGGCCGAACAGCCAGCTGGCACAGAATATCGCGGCGTCCTACTACGCGGGCGCGCGGTTTTTTGAACTGAAGACCGTGCAGATAATGGACGGCGACGAGCTGGCGGCCTGTGTCAATAAACCGTGTATCAAGGCGGACGATGAATGCTATAACTGTGAGTGGTCCACGGAGCTTTATGTGCCGCAGGCGCAGGAAGAGTATATAAAGGCATGGTTTCTTCTGTCGTTTATGGCAAAGGAATATGGGCTTGGGAGCATGGACGGCTTCCAGTTCAACATCAGTGTGGGATATGACCTTGCAGGCATTAAATCTCCGAAGATCGACCATTTTATAGAGAGCATGAAGTATGCCGGACATACGGACACCTTCCGGGAATGCAGACAGTATCTGCTGGAGCATGCAGAGGAGTTTGGGCGGATGACGGCAGAGGACATTGAAGCCATTTCTCCTGATATATGTAATTCCGCCACGATCTCTACACTGCACGGATGTCCGCCGCAGGAGATCGAGAGCATTGCGGACTATCTTCTGAAAGAAAAGAGGATGCACACATTTATCAAGTGCAATCCTACGCTGCTTGGCTATGATTTCGCGCGCGCGACGCTCGATAAGATGGGATATGACTATGTGGCCTTTGGAAGGTTCCATTTTGAGGATGACCTTCAGTACGCAGACGCAGTGCCGATGCTTAAAAGGCTTATGAAGCTGTCCGCAAGCCTCGGACTGGAATTCGGCGTCAAGATCACGAATACCTTTCCGGTGGATGTCAAGGCGGGAGAACTGCCGAGCGAGGAAATGTATATGTCCGGAAAGTCGCTTTATCCGCTGTCGATCTCACTTGCGGCAAAGCTTTCACAGGAGTTCGCGGGAAGACTCAGGATCGCGTATTCGGGAGGCGCGGATGCATTCAATATTGAGCGCATCGCCGGATGCGGCGTATGGCCGGTCACGGTGGCGACGACGATACTTAAGCCGGGCGGATACCAGAGGCTTCTGCAGATGGCGGAAGTTCTGGATGATATGGGAATGAAGCCGTTTGATAAGACAGATACAGAGGGGCTCATAAAGGCAGCGCAGGATGCTGTGTGTGACAGGCATCACATGAAACCGGCCAAGATGCCGGCCTCCAGAAAGTCTTCTGAGAAAGTGCCGCTGCTTGACTGTTATACGGCTCCGTGTGAGGACGCCTGTCCGATCCACCAGGAAGTGTCGACATATATGAGACTTTCCGGGGAAGGGAGATACGAGGAGGCGATGCAGGTCATTTTAAATGAGAATGCACTGCCGTTTATCACCGGGACGATCTGTGCACACGGGTGTATGAGCCACTGCACGAGAAACTTCTATGAATCACCGGTACAGATAAGGGACACAAAGCTGCTCTGTGCCGGGAAGGCGTATGAGGCGGCCCTGTCTTCGCTTGAACCGGCCAAAAGCTGCGGGAGACGGGCAGCTGTAGTCGGGGGAGGTCCCTCCGGCATGGCGGCGGCGTTTTATATGGCCAGGGCGGGCGTACAGGTGACGATATATGAGAAGCGTCCGGTGCTGGGTGGTATTGTCAGCAGCGTCATACCGGATTTCCGCATCGATGACACGGTGATCGCAAAAGACGTGTCCTTTCTTGAAAAGCTGGGCGTGGAGATAAAGTGTAATACGCAGGCGCCGCCGGTCAGCGAGCTGAAGCGCGCAGGTTATGACTCCGTTATTCTGGCGGTGGGGGCTTATAAGAGAAGCAGCCTTAAGCTGGAAGGAGGGACGCCGGTCAATGCCCTTGCGTTTCTGGAAGAATTTAATGAGACGAAGGGAACAATTAGACCGGGCAGAAACGTCGTGGTGATCGGCGGAGGAAATACGGCGATGGATACGGCAAGAGCCGCGGTGCGCTGTCCGGGTGTAGAACATGTATATCTCGTATACCGGAGGACAAAGCGCTATATGCCGGCGGATGAACATGAGCTTTTGCAGGCTGTCGCGGACGGAGTGGAATTCAGGGAGCTGCTTGCGCCTGCCCGCATGGAAAAAGGGGCGCTCATCTGCAGGAAGACGACGCTTGGCGCACCGGATGCTTCCGGCCGTGCCGGTGTGAGGGAGACAGAGGAGACAGAGAAGATCCCGGCGGATATGGTCATAGCTGCAGTGGGCGAGAAGGTGCCTGCTGACTATTATGAAGAAAACGGTATCTGTGTGGATGAAAAGGGCCGCCCGAAGGTGGACAGTAACCTCGGGACGAACGTGCCAGGCGTGTATGTCATCGGAGACGGGCTTAACGGTCCCTCGCTCGTAGTCAAAGGCATGGCTGACGCAAAGACTGCGGCGGAAGCTGCCGCGGGGAAGCCGGTGTCCGGACATAGGAGCAGTCCGGCCGTTAAATCTGATGTCTATGCCAGAAAAGGCATTCTGGCGGAGCCGTCCGATAAGAAGGAAGCACAGCGCTGTCTGAGCTGTTCCACTGTGTGTGAGAACTGTGTGGATGTCTGTCCGAACCGGGCCAATATATCGGTGCACGTGCCTGGGATGGAGAAGGAACAAGTCATCCATGTAGATTATATGTGTAATGAATGCGGCAACTGCAGGAGTTTCTGTCCGTATGACAGTGCGCCGTATCTGGATAAATTTACCCTGTTTGCAAAAGAAGCGGACATGGAAGAGAGTAAAAACGACGGATTTGCCGTGACTGACCAGGCGGCCGGTCTGTGCCGGGTGCGTTATCTTGGCCGGATGCATACGGTAAATGCGGCGGAGGCAAAAGAACTCCCGGAAGGGATCGCGCGGCTTATAGAAACGATACTTAAGGACTATACATATTTGATCTCATCATAA
- a CDS encoding YgeY family selenium metabolism-linked hydrolase, producing the protein MDFNKIKETAKNYEADMTRFLRDIVREPGESCDEKAHIERIAGEMRKLAFDKVEIDPQGNVLGYMGTGSTLIGFDAHIDNVGIGNIDNWDFDPYEGYETETEIGGRGVSDQLGGIVSAVYGARIMKDLGLLSDKYQVLVTGTVQEEDCDGLCWQYIINEDNVRPAFVVSTEPTDGGIYRGQRGRMEIRVDVQGVSCHGSAPERGDNAIYKMADILQDVRALNENDDSDGTKIKGLVKMLNETYNPQWKEANFLGRGTVTVSEIFFTSPSRCAVADSCAVSLDRRMTAGETWESCLDEIRALPSVKKYGDDVKVSMYTYDRPSYTGCVYPIECYFPTWVIPEDHEVTRALEEAYKGLYGSSRLGNAQTEAERKDRPLTDKWTFSTNGVSIMGRNGIPCIGFGPGAEAQAHAPNEKTWKDDLVRCAAVYAALPSVYCK; encoded by the coding sequence ATGGATTTTAATAAAATTAAAGAAACTGCAAAAAATTACGAAGCCGACATGACCAGATTTTTACGGGACATCGTCAGGGAACCTGGCGAGAGCTGCGATGAGAAGGCGCACATTGAGCGCATAGCCGGGGAAATGCGAAAGCTTGCGTTTGACAAGGTCGAGATCGATCCCCAGGGGAATGTGCTCGGCTACATGGGTACGGGCAGTACCCTAATCGGTTTTGACGCCCATATCGACAATGTGGGGATCGGAAATATAGACAACTGGGACTTCGACCCGTATGAAGGGTATGAGACGGAGACGGAAATCGGCGGCCGGGGGGTATCCGACCAGCTCGGCGGCATCGTCTCGGCAGTGTACGGGGCGAGGATCATGAAGGATCTCGGGCTGCTGTCCGACAAGTACCAGGTGCTCGTGACCGGCACGGTCCAGGAGGAGGACTGCGACGGCCTCTGCTGGCAGTACATCATCAATGAAGACAACGTCCGCCCGGCATTCGTCGTATCCACGGAGCCGACCGACGGCGGCATCTACCGGGGACAGCGCGGCCGCATGGAGATCCGCGTGGATGTCCAGGGCGTATCATGCCACGGCTCCGCGCCGGAGCGGGGCGACAATGCCATCTATAAGATGGCCGACATCCTGCAGGATGTGCGCGCCCTGAATGAAAATGACGACAGTGACGGTACAAAGATCAAAGGACTCGTAAAAATGCTGAACGAAACGTACAACCCGCAGTGGAAGGAAGCCAACTTCCTCGGACGGGGCACAGTCACGGTATCTGAGATCTTCTTCACCTCGCCGAGCCGCTGCGCGGTTGCCGACTCCTGCGCCGTCTCCCTGGACCGCCGCATGACAGCGGGTGAGACATGGGAAAGCTGCCTTGATGAGATCCGCGCGCTCCCGAGCGTGAAAAAGTACGGCGATGACGTAAAGGTGTCCATGTATACATACGACCGGCCTTCCTATACCGGCTGTGTCTATCCGATCGAATGTTATTTCCCAACCTGGGTCATTCCTGAGGACCATGAAGTGACCAGAGCTCTGGAAGAAGCATACAAAGGACTTTACGGCAGCAGCCGTCTCGGCAATGCGCAGACAGAAGCAGAGAGAAAAGACCGTCCTCTTACCGACAAATGGACATTTTCCACAAACGGCGTATCCATCATGGGCCGCAACGGCATTCCTTGTATCGGGTTCGGACCGGGCGCGGAAGCACAGGCTCATGCCCCGAACGAAAAGACATGGAAAGACGACCTTGTCAGATGCGCAGCGGTATATGCCGCTCTCCCATCTGTGTACTGTAAATAA